In Betaproteobacteria bacterium, the genomic window CTCACTACACGGTGACGGACGGCGTGATCACCCATTCGCCTTCCGGTAAGACCTACACGTACGGCGCGGTGGCGGACGCTGCATCCCTGCTGTCTCCGCCGGCGAACGCGCCTCTGGTGCCCGACCTTCAGTTTCGAGCCATCGGAAAGAGCCTGCGGCGGCTCGACATCCCCGCCAAGACGAACGGCAGCGCGGTCTACGGCATCGACGTCCGTCTTCCGGGCATGGTCTACGCGGTCGTCAAGCACTGCCCCACCTTCGGCGGCCGGCTCGCCGCCTTGCCGGCCACACCCGCGGGAATGATCGCCGTGGTCGCGCTGTCTGTCTCCGCCGGAACCGGACGCGGCACCGAATCGACGGGACTGCAGAACGCCGTCGCCGTGGTGGGCAGCAACACCTGGGACGCCTGGCAGGCTGCGAAGTCTCTCCGAGTCTCATGGTCCCTCCCGGCCAGCGCAACGGCACTCAATGACGCGCAGATTCTTGCCACGGCTGTCGCTTTCCCAGACTGCGCCACCTTACGTTGCCGGCGCGGCCAACCCGCCTGGCACGCTCTACACCGTCGAGAAGAGCGCACAGGACCCGAACACCGAGATGGCATCGGCCGCCAAGGTCGTGGAAGCCGTCTACACCCTGCCGTACGTGGCCCACGCCTGCATGGAAGTCCTCAACTGCACGGTGGACTACGTCCCCGGGGTGAAGTGCGACGTCTACGCGCCCACGCAGTCGGCCCGTTCCGCACTGTCACTCGTGATGACGCTGACCGGACTGCCCGAATCGAAGGTGAAGATCAACGGCACCTATCTGGGAGGGGGCCTGGGCCGCAAGTCCGAAACCGACTTCATCGGCCAGGCGGTCCAGGTCGCGATGGCGCTGCAACGCCCGGTCCAGCTCTTCTGGCCGCGCGAGGAGGACTTCTCCCGGGACCAGTATCGCCCCATGGCCGTGGTGCGGACCAGGGCGGGACTGGACCGAGCGGGCAACGTGGCCGCCTGGACGTACCGCAACGTATCGCCCTCCATCCTGGGGCAACGCGGTTCGGTGCTGGGGGCGCGCGGCGACAGTCAGGGCTACGAGGCATCGCAGGATCTGCCCTATGCGTTCGGCAGCCGCCTGACCGAGTGGGTATCACACCCTTCGCCCATTCCCGTGGGATTCTGGCGTTCGGTCGGCGCGTCCATCAACACGTTCGCGGTCGAATCGATGATCGACGAACTCGCGGCGGCGGCAGGGCGAGATCCCTACGAGTACCGTCGATCGCTCATCACCGATCCCCGATGGCTGGCGGTTCTCGACGCAGCCGCGGAACTGGGTGGCTGGAACTCGCCATTGCCCAAAGGACGGGCGCGCGGCATCGCCATCGGCTCGGCATTCGGCAGCATCGTCGCGGAGGTCGTGGAGCTGTCCGGCGCGACGTCGACCGGATTGTCGATCGCGCGGGTTTCAGTGGTGATCGACTGCTACCTGGCGGTCAATCCGGATTCCATCGAGGCACAGCTGGTGGGGGGCGTGGTGCACGGCCTGAACGCGGCCCTTTACGGACGCCAGAGCTTCGCCAACGGCGTTCCGCAGAACCGCAATTTCAACCGCAACCGCATGATCCGCGGCCGTGAGGCGCCCCAGGTCAACGTGCGCACCATGCCCAACCCGGACACCTCCGACCGGACCGTCGCCATCGGCGGTGTAGGCGAACTCGGCGTGCCCACGTTGGCGCCCGCATTGGCCAATGCGTACTTCCGCCTGACGGGCAAACGGCAACGGTCCCTCCCGTTCTTCCCTGTTGCCACGATGGGCGGGCTCTGAGCGAAAGGACCGGTCCGGACTCGCGTCGTCAGCGAAGTCCGGACCGCGTCCGGCTCCGCTCACTCATCTGAGATTGCAATCGAATCCGGCGCTCAGGAGGAACGCGACGGCGCCCGTCCCTTCCGCCGTGTAGCCCCGATCCGAACCCGGCTTTCCGAAGATCTGGAACCGTCCGTCGAGGAGAAGCGCCGTGCGGTCAGTCATCCGTACTTCGACGCCCGCGCCCAGTTCCAGGTAGTCGCGCAAAGTGCGCTTCCAGTATGGAGAGGGCCCGTTCCCCGTGTCGACGGTCACGGCGTCCAGCCGCGTCAATCCGAAATTGCCGACGAGGTACGGCCGGAAGGAGTTGCCATCGCGGAATCTCCACCTTGCCCCGCCGTAGAAGGCCGTAGCGCCGAAGTCGCCGAACTGCGCACCCCCAGGGAATTCCCCACCCTTGAAGTCCGCAACAATGGTCCGAGGCCATCCGGGAACGCGGCCGCTTCGATGACCCGTGGACGGCCGCGACGAAAACCTACCGGCCGTCTGCCACGGAGGTGTCCGAGGACAGGAGCCTTGCGGCCCGCGCCGACATCACCATGATCAGCTTCATGCTGGCCCGTGTGGCGCCCACGAACAGTTTGCGCAGCACGCGCTCGTCGAGGTCGGCGAAGTCGATCTCGGTGAACACGATGCAAGGCGCCGCCCTGCCCTTGAACCGATAGACCGAGTCGATGAGCACCTCCCCGTCGCTGTACTCCGGGTTCCCCAGCAGGTCATAGCGGCCGGTGGCGGCCCGCAGACGGTGAGGGCCGAGTTGGGTAACCGCGGCGAGCCTTGAATTCTCGCGGCCGCGGTAGGTGACCACCCCGATCATCGACCGCTTGAAACCCAGCCCCACGGCCAGCGTGATGGCCCGCTTGGTCGCGTCCTCCAGTTCGTCGGCCCGGTCGTAGCGCACCACCTGCACCGACGAGTCCGATAGCGGGCTGCCCTCCGTCACCGCCGGATCCAGGCAGGCTCTTTCCCGCAGCCACTGCAGGATGTCCCGCAGGGCTGCGGTAGTTGGTGTCGGCCCGGAGACGCACCCACCCCGGAAGCTCGACCGCGGGCCGGTCGTACAGATTCTGCTGCGGATCCTCGAGCCACCAGGCGCGCCCCTCCGCCCGCACCCAGCGCAGCAAGGGGTCGCGCCAGGCTGGGTCGAAATCCTGTCCTTCGTCCACGATCAGCTCGTCGAACTGCTCCGCTTGCCCGGGTCCCACCGCCGCGAAGGCGTTCTCCAGCCGGGCAAACACGCCGGGGCTCGCGAAGTCCGGCGATATGCCGTGACGCCTCGCCGTCCGCTCGCAGAGCTGGTGGTACGTCGCGACTTCGGCGTTTTCCGGGACCAGACGGCTCATGTGGTCGGCCAGCGGCCGGTTGTAGCAGACATACAGGGCCCGCCGGCCGGCGGCTGCGGCATCCCGGATCACGGCCAGGGCGAGTTGGGTCTTTCCTGAGCCTGCGGTGCCGGTCACGCGGAGCCTGAAGGGCGAGAACTCCAGGGCTCGGGCCCAGTGGGTGAGTCCGCCCGACAGCCGGGTGTAGAGGCCGTCCACTTGCTCGGCAATGGCGCCGATCTCGGGAGTGAGCTCGAGCAGGTCCCGGAGGAAGCGATGGACCTTGACGGCGACCGGCGAGGCGGCCTCGTCGAACGGCAAGGCCTCCTGGATTGCACGAGCGAACTGGGCACGCCGGCTCGCATCGACGATGCGGCTCGGCTCGATGCCCGCCGCCGCCGGCTGGCGAACGACATAGTCGGGACAGAACAGCAGCGTTTCCACGGCGAGCGCTTCCCCCTTCCAGGCCGCCGCGAACCTGCCCTGCAAGGCATCCGCGCTGCGTGCCAGACGAGCCGCGATCTGGACCGGACCCGCGGGCAGTGCCTTCACCAGCCCGGCGGGCGTCTCGGAGAGGAAGCCTGTCTTCTGTTCGATGAGCAGCACCCGGCCCGACGGGGACACCACCGCGAAATCGATCTCGCCATAGAGCGAGTGGCCGTTCTCCAGGCGTGTCCAGTGCACCCCGTGATAGACGGTGTAGTCGTCGGACAATCCCTCGTCGAGCCTGCGGAGCGTCTCGATGCGGCGCTGCGCCGGCCCCGCCGCTTCGAGCGTCTTCCAGCCATGCGGGACGATTCGAGCCATGTATCGGTGTGCTCCTCAGCGATGGAAAGCGCCGAGCATAGACGGGGTCCGCCCGCGCTCGTTCGCCGCCGCCGCGGTGTCGCATCGCGGCACCGGCAGTCCCAGCGACGTGCCCGAGGCCGGAGACGGTGAATTCCTCACATCGACCACGAGCGGATCGTGATCGGAAGACCGCCAGGGGCCGGCCTCTTCGTCCGTGCCGGGGGCGGGATGCCGGTAGTCGAGCAGCGCCGGCTCGTCCGCATTGATGTGCCAGTGTTGCGCCGCGACGATGCGATCGGCCAGCGTAGCGGACGCAAATCCGTGGTCCAGGGTTCCCGCCCTCGCATCGTGCACGTGCGAATAGTTCGCTGCCCTCTGGTCGAGCGGCAAGGCATCGCGCAGTTCCGCCATTCTCAGACGCTCGAGCGCACGCTCGCACGCGTAGGCGTTGAAATCCCCCAGCGCCAGCACCGACCCGCCGGGCGTCCGAGGGACCAGCCCGGCGACGAAACGCAACAGCGCGCCCGCCTGCCGTTCCCTGCGGTCCGCGTAACAGCCCTGCCCGTCGCCCGCGTCGACATCGGACGGCCCGGCGCCTTCACACAGCTTCGACTTGAAGTGCACACCGACGATCGTGAACGAAAATCCTGCAGTCGTCCGGAATGTCTGGGCCACGGGTGCCCGATGGTGAACCGGATCCGAGTCGGACAATGCCGGCCCGACCGGATCCAGGCTCACCAGACGGTAGATCAGGGCGACTTCGATCGCATCGGTGCCCGTCCCCGCTTCCGGCGGGTTCCGGGCGGCGTAGCGCAGTTCTCCCACGTGACGATTGAGGGCGGCAGCGAGATGGCGCACCGAGGCTCCGCCGTTGCGCTGCATCTCCTGCAGCACGAACACATCCGCATCGAGTTCGGCGAGCGCCCGGACAAGCTTCGCCGTCTGCCGCTCGAACTGCTCCTGACTACGTGCGCCGCGGCAATCCGACCGCCGGTCCGACGGCAGGCATGGATGACGAGGCCACCCGGCCGCGCTGCCGTCCGGAAACGAGGTGAAGTAGTTGTAAGCGTTGAACGAGACGACCCGCACCGCCCGTGACGAACGTGCGGGTGCCGCGGGACGGGGGTTGGACCGCGTGATCTGCAGCGGCCGCACGAACTGCAGCCGGTACGTTTGCACCGCGACCGGACCGCGCGCTGGACGAACGCTTCCATAGTCGACGATACCGACCGGGTCGCTGACCGTGTCACCCAGCCGCACTGCCTGCAGTGCCACGCCGTCGTCGGGGACGGCGTACCCTCCTCCCTCACCTCTCCTGAGATGCCGCTGTCCAGGACCAGAAAGCCCGGGGCGCGCCATGGAGAGTTTTCGGCGAGACCGGCCGCAGGCGGAGACATCTGGACACGCTGAACCAGCCGGCCACGCGTGGAAAGGAGCCACTGCCCCCGCACATCCGGCACGGCGCGATCTGCCACCGTGAAAGTGCCGCGAATCCGGACGAGCATGCCTTCCAGGCGCTCCGGTTCCGCGGCGGCCAGTTCGGCAGCATCGACGTCGAGAGGATCGACCGTCCCCGATCCCAGTCGGGCAGTCACTTCGGGCTCGGCGATCTCGGTCAGCGTCATCGGGGCGCCCCGCGGCAGATATTCGCGCACGACGCCGGTCAGCCTCACCCGTTCGCCGGCCTGTACCGTGACGGGATCCCGCCCGACGTAGACGAAGACGCCATCGGACGAGCGGGGATCGCCGTCGCCGTGCTCGTCCTGGAGAGCGAAACCGCGCAGCCCCGGCAGCACTGCCGTGACGATGCCTTCCGTGGTGACTCGCTCGCCCGAGAAGGGACTCACCGGGCCGGTCCCCTGAATGACGAAAATCGGCACGGCGCGCTGGGGCGCGAACGACTGCGAGGCCGCCGGAAGAATCGCACAGGTCAGAAGAGCGGCAAGGACCGCTGGTCGAACCGCGGCCAATACACGTTCACGCGGGAGCATATCCGCCTGTCCGAATGGACACGAAAAGGGACACGGAAAGGATTCTTGAGCTCATCGGACCAGTGTGGCGGACCGCGCGGATTTGCGCCATATTCGACTGCGCCGGCACCCCAGCGAGAGCCGGTCCATCACAGGAGGAGTCGCAGTGACGACAAGGTTGGAACTCTCGGGCCGGACGATGGCCACGGGATTGCAGTTTCCGGAAGGCCCCGTCGCTATGGCGGACGGGTCGGTCATCGTGGTCGAGATCGCCCGGGGCACCCTCACGCGGGTCCTGCCCGACGGCCGCACCGTCGTGGTGGCGGAACCAGGCGGAGGCCCGAATGGCGCGGCCGTGGACGCCGACGGCAAGTTCTACGTCTGCAACAACGGCGGCTTCAACTGGACGCGGGAATCCGACGGCCTGCTGCGGCCGCACGGGCGAGCGGATGCCTACGTCGGGGGCCGTATCCAGCGCATCGACGTCGAAACCGGCAAGGTGGAGGATCTGTACACCGAATGCGACGGTGTCCCGCTCAAGGGTCCGAACGACATCGTTCTGGACGGCAAGGGAGGCATGTGGTTCACCGACCTCGGCAAGGTCTACGGCCGGTTGATGGACCGCGGTGCCGTCTACTATGCGAGGACCGACGGCAGCCTCATCCGCGAGGCCATCTTCCCGCTGGTAACCCCCAATGGCATCGGTCTGTCGCCCGATGGCGGTACCGTCTACGTCGCCGAGACAGAACCCGCGCGGCTGTGGGCCTTCCGCATCACCGGTGAAGGCACGGTGCACAAGGACCCGTTCCCTTCCCCGCACGGTGGCCGTCTGGTGGCGGGGCTCCCCGGCTACCAGCGTTTCGATTCCCTCAAGACCGAGGCCGGGGGCAACATCTGCGTCGCCACGCTCATCTCCGGCGGCATCAGCGTGATCAGTCCTGAAGGTGAGTGGCTCGAGTTCCACAAGGCTCCCGAGGTCTACTGCACCAACATCGCGTTCGGCGGACGCGGTCTGCGCAAGGCCTTCATCACGTTGTCCGGCTTCGGCACCCTGCTGGAAGTGGACTGGCCTCGCCCCGGTCTGCGGCTGCACGGCCAAACCGTCCCCGTCTGAGGAGGACCTTGCGATGACATCCGCCGAGGAACTGTTGCGGCAGCGCTTCCTGAAGGTCGACACCACCACCGTGTCCGATGTCCTGGAAAAGGTCGGCCTCTACGATCAGGCGCTCTCCACTGCGCTTGTCCCGATCTCGTCCGGCCAGCCGAAGGTCGCGGGGCACGCCTATACGGTACGGGGACAGATGATGCCGTACACCGGTCCGGGCGACCCGGACAAGATGCAAGCGATCGACGGGATGACGCCCGGCGTGGTCTCGGTGTGGGCGGGGGACGCCGAGGGCATGGCCTGCTTCGGCGAGCTGCTCGCGCTCGGAATGAAGGTGCGCGGCTGCGTGGGGATCGTCGTGAACGGCGGCGTGCGCGATGCGGACTGGATCGCGCGGCATGGCGTGCCCGTCTACGCGAAGTACCGGTCTCCCGTGCAGTCGATCGGACGTTGGAAGGTGACCGGCTGCCAGGTCCCCGTGTCCATGCCGGGCGCGACGAGCAAGCGCGTTGCAGTCGCGCCCGGCGATTTCATCCTCGGCGACGGCGATGGGGTCGTGGTCGTCCCTGCAGCCCACATCCCGTTCGTGCTCGACGAGGCAGAGAAAATCACGGAGCGCGAAACACGCATCCGGACCGAGATCGACCGGGGCGCATCGCTGGACATCGTGCTGGGACGCTACGGCAGCGTTTGAGTCCCTCGTGACGGGTCCGCCTCCGCGCAGGGCCGGCCGTCGCCCTTCTCCCTTTCCCGTCCCCTGCAGCACCTGGGCCGCGCTGCGATCCGCGCATCGCAGGCGGGTTGCGTGACCGGCCCACTTTTCCGCGGGCACCGTCCGTTCGCGGCCGGTCACCGGTGTCATCACGCTGCCCGGCCGTATCCAGAGAGGAGGCTTCCATGAAACACGCCCGCTTGCCGCGGCCACCGGGCGTTCCCGCGAAGCGCGGGGCTCTCGCCCCATCACCATCTTCAACGGCACGCTCCTCGCGGGCCGAACCGCATTCCGCAGGAACGCTGGACGCACGCTTCACCGCGCATCGAGACGGCTTCTCCGGCCTCACCGGCACCACGACCGCCGCCCACATCCACTGCTGCACCGCGTCCGCGAACAGCGGCTCCGCAGGCGTCGCGACGACGCTGCCTTCGTTCCCGGATTTTCCCGCCGGCGTGACCTCGGGCGACTACGACCGGACGTTCGACATGACCGAGGCCACCAGCTGGAACACGGCCTTCGTCAACGCGAACGGCGGCACCCTGGGCACGGCGTTCTCTGCCTTGGCAACCGCCTTCGAACAGGAGCGCGCCTATCTCAACATTCACACGTCGTATCCGGGGGAGGGGGGGGGGTGCGGAACCGGAGACCTACGCGCTCTTCATGACGGGGTGGCCTGCTGCGGTGGCGCCCGCAGGCTGACCGGACTTTTGCGCCGGGCTTCGCGCCCGGCGCCCGGAAGGCGTCCATCCCTTCCCGGAAGTCGTCGCTGGCCGCGCTGCAGGAACGCGGCCCGTTGGCATCGTGTCCGATCGAACGATTCGCGCATCAGCCGCTTGAGGTTGCCCAGCGCGGCTGACCAGGCCCAGCCGCAGTGCTTCCTGGGCGTCGAAAGTGTCGCTCAGCAGCGCGATCTCGAGCGCCTTGCGCGTCCCCACGATCCGCGGCAATGCCCAGGAATTTCCGCAGTCGCAACTCGTGCCGATGTTGGCGTAAGCCAGATTGAACCGCGTGCCTTCGGCCGCGATGGCGAGATCCGCGGACAGCGCGATTCCCAATCCGCCGCCCGCCACCACCCCGTGCAGACTCGCCACGACAGGCGCCTGCAGTCCCGCCAGCAGCCGGAGCGCCTCGTGCGCCAGGTCGATGAGCTCACCGGCGTTGGCGACGGGGTCCTCTCGCATGACGGCGATGTCGCCCCCCGCCACGAACGCCCTCCCCGCTCCGCTCATCACGACAACCCGGACGTCCGGGTCCGCTGCGATGGACCTGCAGGCATCCCGCAGGCCTCGCGCCATTTCCGTGTCGAGCGCATTGAGGACATCCGGCCGCTGGAAGACCAGCCTCGCCACGGAACCGTCGCGCGTGAAACTCAGCGGTGCCATGCAGGCTCCTTCCTCGCCGACAAGAGCGCCGTCACCTCAATGCACGCTCGCCGGGGCTTCCGCCTGTTCCGCGGCCGGCGATTCCTTGGCAGCGGCACCGGTCGACGACAGCCGTTCGATCATCGTGCCGAAGTTGCGCATCGACTGCAGGTGGAGATAGACGAGTTCGAGTTCGTCGGTCTTCGCAAGTTCGGCCAGGACGTCCGGTGCCAGCGCCTTGAGGCGGTCGCGGTTGACCACCTGAAAGCCGCTGAGGGAGAGCTTGTCGCCGGCGTTGGTGGTGATCTGGGCCTGCATGGGATCGAGCAGGTTGTGCTGTTTCAGCTTGCGGCAGAACTCCTGGGTACGCACGAACTGGGTCTGATATTCCTGCAGGAACTGGAGGACATTCTGGGTATAGGCGCTGGGCTTGCCTTCGGTGTCGAACAAGGCGGAACCGCGCTTGTCGCGATTGAATCCCTTGAAGGCTTCGTCGATGCACAGCGTGAACGTCTTGCCATCCTCGCTGCTGGAGAAGATGAACGGATAGCGTCGCGCGAAAGCGGGAACATACTTGGCGCTCCAGCCCTTTCCCTCGCTCACGAACAGGTTTTCCTTGGCGCGCAGACCCAGGATCACCGCCGGCATCACGGCTTCCTCGGTCCCGGCGAAGATGATGCTGTACTCCACGGCGGCCGGCGGGAACTCCACGGCCATCAGGGGCATGGAATTGACGTGCTTGCTGAACGCGTAGTCGGAGCCGACTTCGACGAAGCAGCCTCCATGGCGGGCATTGGATACCGGAACGGCGCTTTCGTAGATCAGCTGTTGCGTGGTCATCGTGACTCCCTTTTGTAGATTCGGCCCCGGAAACAGGGCCGCGCAAACACCAGCATAGCCCATGCCATTGGACAGACTGATTACGACTTTCGTCAGACCGGCGACGGGCAGCCAGTGGCAGACGGGATTGCAGGGGGCCGCGAGGCGATTCCGCTGCGGCTTCTGCGGATCTCCTCCTACGCGCGCGGATCGGGCGCGTGCAGCAGTTCGTCGAGGGTGTTCAGGAAGCGCGCGCCATGGCGGCCGTCGCTTACCCGCAGATCGGCGGACAACGTCGCCTGCAGGACCTGGGCCGGGACGATCCTGCCGTCGTCCACCCAGGGCCGCAGCATCGTCTTGCCCAGACCGACCACGGCCACCTGCGGCGGAACGATCACGCCATAGACCGTCTGCACGCCAATCTCGCCGAACTGCGTCACGGTGATCGTCGGACTGGCCAGTTCGGCACTGCGCAACTGTCCCTCGCGGGCACGGCTCAGGAGATCCCTGAGCCGTGCCATGAGTGCGGGCAACCCCAGGCGATCGGCGTCGCGGATCGCGGGTGCCACGATACCGCCCTCGCGCAGCGCGAACGCCACGCCGACGTGAATCCCGGGAGCCTGTCGGAACGCGTTGTCGATGAAGTGTCCGTTGAGATGCGGCGACTCGCGGAGAGCCACGGCCACGGCCTTGAGGGCGAGTGCCGGGAAGACGATGTGCCTCGACAGTCCCTCCCGAGCATTGTGCGATTCGAGCCAGGCCATCGCGCGGTCGATCCGGATCTCCTGCCCCAGATAGTAGTGGGGGATCTCCCGCTTGGAGTGCACCATCGCGGCAGAAATGGCGGCCCGCGTCGTCTCCATCGGGGAAGGCGGCTCGGGGTGCTGTGGCATCAGTCCGGCCTCCCGTTCCACGTCCCCGAGGGTGATCGCCGCCCCGGCCCCGGTACCGTCGACCCGCGCGAGATCGATGCCCAGTTCCCCGGCGCGTTTGCGGGCGGCCGGGGAGATTCTCTTCCATGAAGGGATCCCGGCATCTGCCGGAGTCGCGTCCGGCGACCCGCCGGGGGATTCGGGAGCCTCCGGTAGGGAAGCAGCCATCGAGGCGGTCCCGGCATCCCGGGCAACCCGGGCCAGCAATCCGCCGACGGCGAGCATCTGGCCCGGTTCGGCCACCAGCTCCGTGACGATTCCCGGCTGCTGGATCGCCACATCCACGGTGCCGGCCGGGGTCTCGAAGACGCACAGCACGTCGCCGATCGACACGTGATCGCCTCTCCTGACCGTCCAGCGGACGAGTCTTCCCTCTTCCACGCCGTCGCTCAACGGCGGCAATGAGAATTCCATCGCTTCACCCTGTCGAACCCGATCCGGGGCCTTGTTTCTTTGACCCGGAACTCTTCTGATTGACCAGATGCCGTCCTTTCGCAGCACGATCTGTCAGCCGGCACGTGCGTGTGCCTCGCACGGGACACCCGTACCGATGCCCTCGAGCGGCCGATCCCCGCGCCACATGGAAGGACTTCGCTTCCTTCGGCGGCACCTCCGGCACAGGTCCCGGATTATTCACGATCCCGAAAGCGAGGGCAGCACTTCGCAGGCTGATCGCCGCAGGACCGTCGACTCGGCTGTCAGGGAGACGATCGCGGTCGCGCCCCGCGGCCGGCCGCACCGGCGGCATGCCATCGCGACAGGCCGACCGTGTCGGTGGGAACGGGCGAAGTGACAGGGCCCGCACACCTCGTGCCGCCGAGGAGAGCCATTCCGCCGATTCCACCGGCGCCGACGCTTCCTCGCATCGTGCCGGAAGATCGATCGCGGGAATGTCGCATCCTGTGCCGTCGAACCTCCTCATCCTGTGAGCGCTGCCATGCACGCATGCGGCGGTTTGTGCCATCCTCGGCGCAGTGGCGCAGAGTGCTGGCGGAGCGCTGCACCTACATTGATGCCGATCAAGCAAAACCACCGTGACCAGAAAGAAGCCCCCGCCCCCCCTTCCGGCAACCTCCCTCGAAGCCGAACGCCTGTACCGGCCGTCCCGGTTCGAAACGATCGATTTCCGCTCCACGGACGAGCTGGAGGATCTGCCCGGCGTCCCGGGTCAGCAGCGGGCGCAGGAGGCGCTGTCCACGGCCATCGACATCCGGCGTCGCGGGTACAACGTGTTCGTCCTGGGGCCTGCCGGGGTCGGAAAGCGGACCGTCGCCGTGGAATACCTTCGCAGCCGGGCAGCGGCCGACCCGCTTCCGGACGATTGGTGCTACGTCCACAACTTCGACGCACCACAGCGTCCCAGGGCACTGCGGCTTGCCGCGGGAGACGGTGCGCGGCTGCGTGCACAGATGCGCGGCTTCGTCGAGGAGCTTCGTGCGGCCATTCCCGCACTGCTGGACAGCGACGAGTTCCGCTCCAGGGCAGAGCAGATCGACGCGGAGTTCAGCCATCGGCAGGAGGAATTGTTCCTCGCCCTGGGTGAGGAATCGTCTCGCGACGGCATCGCGCTGGTGCATACCCCGGCAGGTTTCTCCTTCGCGCCCATGCGGGAAGGCCAGGTCATCTCGCCCGAGCAGTACGAGGCCCTGCCGGAGGAGGAGCGCAACCGGATGCAGACGA contains:
- a CDS encoding xanthine dehydrogenase family protein molybdopterin-binding subunit, which gives rise to MTRRFLPRLSLSQTAPPYVAGAANPPGTLYTVEKSAQDPNTEMASAAKVVEAVYTLPYVAHACMEVLNCTVDYVPGVKCDVYAPTQSARSALSLVMTLTGLPESKVKINGTYLGGGLGRKSETDFIGQAVQVAMALQRPVQLFWPREEDFSRDQYRPMAVVRTRAGLDRAGNVAAWTYRNVSPSILGQRGSVLGARGDSQGYEASQDLPYAFGSRLTEWVSHPSPIPVGFWRSVGASINTFAVESMIDELAAAAGRDPYEYRRSLITDPRWLAVLDAAAELGGWNSPLPKGRARGIAIGSAFGSIVAEVVELSGATSTGLSIARVSVVIDCYLAVNPDSIEAQLVGGVVHGLNAALYGRQSFANGVPQNRNFNRNRMIRGREAPQVNVRTMPNPDTSDRTVAIGGVGELGVPTLAPALANAYFRLTGKRQRSLPFFPVATMGGL
- a CDS encoding ExeM/NucH family extracellular endonuclease; protein product: MALQAVRLGDTVSDPVGIVDYGSVRPARGPVAVQTYRLQFVRPLQITRSNPRPAAPARSSRAVRVVSFNAYNYFTSFPDGSAAGWPRHPCLPSDRRSDCRGARSQEQFERQTAKLVRALAELDADVFVLQEMQRNGGASVRHLAAALNRHVGELRYAARNPPEAGTGTDAIEVALIYRLVSLDPVGPALSDSDPVHHRAPVAQTFRTTAGFSFTIVGVHFKSKLCEGAGPSDVDAGDGQGCYADRRERQAGALLRFVAGLVPRTPGGSVLALGDFNAYACERALERLRMAELRDALPLDQRAANYSHVHDARAGTLDHGFASATLADRIVAAQHWHINADEPALLDYRHPAPGTDEEAGPWRSSDHDPLVVDVRNSPSPASGTSLGLPVPRCDTAAAANERGRTPSMLGAFHR
- a CDS encoding SMP-30/gluconolactonase/LRE family protein — its product is MATGLQFPEGPVAMADGSVIVVEIARGTLTRVLPDGRTVVVAEPGGGPNGAAVDADGKFYVCNNGGFNWTRESDGLLRPHGRADAYVGGRIQRIDVETGKVEDLYTECDGVPLKGPNDIVLDGKGGMWFTDLGKVYGRLMDRGAVYYARTDGSLIREAIFPLVTPNGIGLSPDGGTVYVAETEPARLWAFRITGEGTVHKDPFPSPHGGRLVAGLPGYQRFDSLKTEAGGNICVATLISGGISVISPEGEWLEFHKAPEVYCTNIAFGGRGLRKAFITLSGFGTLLEVDWPRPGLRLHGQTVPV
- a CDS encoding RraA family protein encodes the protein MTSAEELLRQRFLKVDTTTVSDVLEKVGLYDQALSTALVPISSGQPKVAGHAYTVRGQMMPYTGPGDPDKMQAIDGMTPGVVSVWAGDAEGMACFGELLALGMKVRGCVGIVVNGGVRDADWIARHGVPVYAKYRSPVQSIGRWKVTGCQVPVSMPGATSKRVAVAPGDFILGDGDGVVVVPAAHIPFVLDEAEKITERETRIRTEIDRGASLDIVLGRYGSV
- a CDS encoding enoyl-CoA hydratase/isomerase family protein, yielding MAPLSFTRDGSVARLVFQRPDVLNALDTEMARGLRDACRSIAADPDVRVVVMSGAGRAFVAGGDIAVMREDPVANAGELIDLAHEALRLLAGLQAPVVASLHGVVAGGGLGIALSADLAIAAEGTRFNLAYANIGTSCDCGNSWALPRIVGTRKALEIALLSDTFDAQEALRLGLVSRAGQPQAADARIVRSDTMPTGRVPAARPATTSGKGWTPSGRRARSPAQKSGQPAGATAAGHPVMKSA
- a CDS encoding SapC family protein, which encodes MTTQQLIYESAVPVSNARHGGCFVEVGSDYAFSKHVNSMPLMAVEFPPAAVEYSIIFAGTEEAVMPAVILGLRAKENLFVSEGKGWSAKYVPAFARRYPFIFSSSEDGKTFTLCIDEAFKGFNRDKRGSALFDTEGKPSAYTQNVLQFLQEYQTQFVRTQEFCRKLKQHNLLDPMQAQITTNAGDKLSLSGFQVVNRDRLKALAPDVLAELAKTDELELVYLHLQSMRNFGTMIERLSSTGAAAKESPAAEQAEAPASVH
- a CDS encoding 2-oxo acid dehydrogenase subunit E2, which translates into the protein MEFSLPPLSDGVEEGRLVRWTVRRGDHVSIGDVLCVFETPAGTVDVAIQQPGIVTELVAEPGQMLAVGGLLARVARDAGTASMAASLPEAPESPGGSPDATPADAGIPSWKRISPAARKRAGELGIDLARVDGTGAGAAITLGDVEREAGLMPQHPEPPSPMETTRAAISAAMVHSKREIPHYYLGQEIRIDRAMAWLESHNAREGLSRHIVFPALALKAVAVALRESPHLNGHFIDNAFRQAPGIHVGVAFALREGGIVAPAIRDADRLGLPALMARLRDLLSRAREGQLRSAELASPTITVTQFGEIGVQTVYGVIVPPQVAVVGLGKTMLRPWVDDGRIVPAQVLQATLSADLRVSDGRHGARFLNTLDELLHAPDPRA